From Columba livia isolate bColLiv1 breed racing homer chromosome 5, bColLiv1.pat.W.v2, whole genome shotgun sequence, one genomic window encodes:
- the BUB1B gene encoding mitotic checkpoint serine/threonine-protein kinase BUB1 beta, with product MSQDCNDEWELSKENVQPLRQGRVMSTLQEALAQQDTSIHTAVQLKKQEFESEIRFYSGDDPLDVWDRYIKWTEQTFPQGGKESNLSAILERAVKALNEQRRYYQDPRYLNLWLKFGDCCNEPLDLYSYLHSQEIGTTLALLYITWAEVLEARGNFKKADQIFQEGLQRKAEPLDKLQSHHRQFQTRVSRQTLLGLEESSDETDVGLLGAAEPQRSSLADLKGRGKKKVRAPISRVGDALKATNQNRSFQTRTSQQLSNNPSFAVFDENSASASGPEIPVLTPQPWAAPPVPRAKENELSAGPWNSGRRPRSSANSGVEVPCPLPNFTPYVEESAQQQVMTPCKIEPSINRVLSARKPEKEEDPLQRVQNRQQDTQEKKELVMYCKDKVYAGVEEFSLEEIRAEVYRKKTKKKTEEEMQALAQKKEEIQRKIEELEKKLEKEEDKQQQPLEQPTDITEASPPMGLQGFTSSSATEVREKQHQLQSEFQASEDPQLYKPFCSEGVIRSLDVCPDTQRGNVLLDSESEQGERRDEASLGKKDVGLLPPPDPATSFSVFDESSTLANQNISCSADHTQKSARRPLAVRKPSDSLTAKENIPPEPCDELNGIEPLSEDAIVTGSYKNKTLCANPEDTCDFVRAAHLASTPFHGALAPRVPAPALSQALLKEDCPEPKAAPLNQETPVCEGAYSEALCVNKLSPIMEASLEDTRSSGSSVSSGSSLSSVTQISTIKYLHIPEKLELAQSLPTETVPDSGGISENATGEDVTQLSWTTEQRKKLLDPMPESLTASPDFHLEAGALPAMESEKEVELGNETYCIKWEYWTNEEYKMFFAIPANFPQLDAKGFAIKVYSQPVPWDFYITLQLQERLNTDFDQSFSENGSCYLYEDGCAVLHRDINRLTLGDVIHGCKSIPEDVILLVVHNLLSVVEKLHRAEIVHGDLSPEVFFLGDRICDPFAKDEMTRALKIVDFSHSLDLRVQSRVGLSHSFPISQTPHGQQLLVKSSLPYQVDLVGIADIVHLMLFGDHIQVCRENSIWKISQNVSKTGDSDFWSKLFGRILNADGKSTVPLLRELREEISDMFDSCFQERLCESLAALGETLLLENFL from the exons ATGTCACAGGACTGCAATGACGAGTGGGAGCTGAGCAAAGAGAACGTGCAGCCCCTTCGGCAGGGCCGTGTCATGTCCACCTTGCAGGAAGCGCTGGCTCAGCAGGACACCTCCATCCACACTGCTGTTCAGCTCAAAAAACA ggagtTTGAATCAGAAATCCGATTTTACTCTGGAGATGATCCACTGGATGTCTGGGATCG GTACATCAAGTGGACAGAGCAAACCTTCCCTCAAGGTGGAAAGGAGAGTAATCTCTCAGCAATATTGGAAAGGGCAGTGAAAGCACTCAATGAACAGCGTCGATACTACCAAGATCCCCGCTATCTTAACCTCTGGCTCAAGTTT GGAGATTGTTGTAATGAGCCCTTGGATCTGTACAGTTACCTACATAGCCAGGAAATTGGCACAACTCTGGCACTACTCTACATCACATGGGCAGAAGTACTTGAGGCTAGAGGAAATTTTAAGAAAGCGGATCAGATATTCCAGGAAGGTCTTCAGCGCAAGGCTGAGCCTTTGGACAAACTCCAGTCCCACCACAG GCAGTTTCAGACCCGTGTTTCTCGACAGACACTGCTTGGACTTGAGGAAAGTTCTGATGAAACAGATGTGGGTCTTCTGGGAGCTGCAGAACCTCAGAGAAGCTCACTGGCAGATCTAAAaggcagggggaagaaaaaagtgagagccCCAATTAGTCGTGTAGGAGATGCACTGAAAG ccacaaaccaaaacagaagctTCCAGACTCGTACCTCTCAGCAGCTTTCAAACAACCCGAGTTTTGCTGTATTTGATGAAAATTCAGCTTCAGCTTCTGGACCGGAGATTCCCGTACTTACCCCACAGCCGTGGGCAGCACCACCAGTTCCGAGAGCCAAGGAGAATGAACTAAGTGCAGGACCTTGGAACTCTGGCAGG CGTCCTCGCAGCAGTGCAAATTCTGGTGTAGAAGTGCCCTGTCCACTGCCCAATTTCACCCCGTATGTGGAAGAGTCGGCTCAGCAGCAAGTCAT GACTCCCTGCAAAATTGAGCCCAGTATAAACCGTGTTTTAAGTGCTCGCAAACCTGAGAAGGAGGAGGACCCACTACAGCGAGTGCAAAATCGTCAGCAAGATactcaagaaaagaaagagctgGTGATGTACTGTAAAGATAAAGTTTATGCTGGAGTCGAAGAATTTTCTTTGGAAGAGATCCGAGCTGAAgtctacagaaagaaaacaaaaaagaaaaccgaAG AGGAGATGCAGGCCCTAGcacagaagaaggaagaaatacaaaggaaaattgaggagctggagaagaaattagagaaagaagaggacaaGCAGCAACAACCACTTGAACAG CCAACAGATATAACAGAAGCTTCACCGCCTATGGGACTGCAAGGATTTACTTCTTCCAGTGCAACAGAAGTTAGGGAGAAGCAGCATCAGTTGCAAAG TGAATTCCAGGCCTCTGAAGATCCTCAGCTATATAAACCATTTTGTTCTGAGG GGGTGATCCGGTCTCTTGATGTATGCCCAGATACACAAAGGGGAAATGTGCTTTTAGACTCTGAGTCTGAACAGGGGGAACGGAGAGATGAGGCCAGTCTTGGAAAAAAAG ATGTCGGTCTCCTTCCTCCACCAGATCCTGCTACGTCTTTCTCTGTGTTTGATGAATCCTCTACTTTGGCAAATCAGAATATAAG TTGTTCTGCAGATCATACACAGAAAAGTGCCCGTCGCCCTCTTGCTGTTCGTAAACCTTCAGATTCTCTAACTGCAAAGGAGAACATCCCACCAGAACCCTGT gatgagCTGAATGGAATTGAACCTTTGAGTGAAGATGCAATTGTGACCGGCTCCTACAAGAACAAAACCCTTTGTGCCAACCCAGAAGACACATGTGACTTTGTTAGGGCTGCCCACCTGGCCTCAACGCCCTTCCACGGGGCGCTGGCTCCAAGAGTCCCAGCTCCTGCTTTGTCACAGGCTCTCCTGAAGGAAGATTGTCCAGAACCGAAGGCTGCACCTCTGAATCAGGAAACACCAGTTTGTGAGGGAGCCTACAGTGAAGCTCTTTGTGTAAATAAACTGAG CCCGATCATGGAAGCAAGTCTGGAAGATACTCGCTCGTCAGGTTCTTCTGTCTCCTCAGGATCTTCACTTTCCTCTGTTACACAAATATCTACTATTAAATACCTGCATATCCCTGAGAAACTGGAACTTGCTCAGAGCTTGCCCACTGAAACGGTTCCTGATTCTGGAGGTATCAGTGAAAACGCTACTG GTGAGGATGTAACTCAGCTCTCGTGGACCACTGAACAGCGTAAGAAGCTTTTGGATCCTATGCCAGAATCACTGACTGCTTCTCCGGATTTTCACCTGGAGGCTGGTGCTCTGCCTGCCATGGAGTCTGAGAAGGAGGTTGAGCTAG GAAATGAGACTTACTGTATCAAATGGGAATACTGGACCAATGAAGAATACAAGATGTTTTTTGCCATTCCGGCTAACTTTCCCCAGTTGGATGCAAAGGGATTTGCAATAAAG GTGTATTCTCAGCCTGTGCCTTGGGATTTTTATATCACGCTTCAGTTACAGGAGCGTTTGAATACTGACTTTGACCAAAGCTTCAGCGAGAACGGCAGCTGTTACTTGTACGAAGATGGCTGTGCTGTCTTGCACAGGGATATAAATCGTCTCACACTTGGG GATGTTATTCATGGCTGTAAGTCCATCCCAGAGGATGTTATCCTGCTGGTTGTTCACAATCTTCTGAGTGTGGTAGAGAAGCTCCACAGAGCAGAGATTGTCCATGGAGATCTGAGTCCAGAGGTGTTCTTTCTGGGAGACAG GATCTGTGATCCCTTTGCTAAGGATGAGATGACAAGAGCTCTGAAGATAGTGGATTTCTCTCACAGTCTAGATTTGAGAGTACAGTCTCGAGTAGGTTTATCCCACAGCTTTCCCATATCTCAGACCCCTCATGGACAACAGCTTCTGGTGAAAAGCTCTCTTCCTTATCAG GTAGACTTGGTTGGCATTGCGGATATAGTCCATTTGATGCTGTTTGGGGATCACATCCAGGTCTGTCGAGAGAATTCTATTTGGAAAATCAGTCAAAATGTATCAAA GACTGGTGACAGTGATTTCTGGAGTAAACTTTTTGGGAGAATTTTGAATGCAGATGGTAAGTCCACAGTGCCTCTGCTGAGGGAGTTAAGAGAGGAAATAAGTGACATGTTTGACAGCTGTTTCCAAGAACGTCTTTGTGAATCCTTGGCTGCACTGGGAGAAACTTTACTCCTGGAGAACTTCCTGTGA